The Thiosulfativibrio zosterae genome has a window encoding:
- a CDS encoding class I SAM-dependent methyltransferase, producing the protein MKNHFDEIAEVYNDVWAFTPGYQDFMRDAILDALALQPADLLMDVGGGTGSYTLLIAQQAGLLSKPYCVEPSAPMAEVAAQNPQLQVLCEDANQFALRDCHYDKLLFKEVVHHIQDRPAVWQGVFNQLNSAGRLLIVTRPRRVKIPFFEAAKQAFYQNQSDAQVWADELSLAGFRVDIQQATYEFELDKPVWFKMLRNRFMSDLAPFSDAEIEAGILEIESQYPQRSTVPVIEQLVLIVAHKP; encoded by the coding sequence ATGAAAAATCATTTTGATGAGATTGCGGAGGTCTATAACGATGTTTGGGCCTTTACGCCCGGTTATCAAGACTTTATGCGAGATGCCATTTTAGACGCCTTGGCTTTACAGCCTGCAGATCTGCTGATGGATGTCGGCGGTGGTACAGGGTCTTATACCCTTTTGATAGCGCAGCAAGCGGGTTTGCTATCCAAACCCTATTGTGTTGAACCATCAGCACCTATGGCAGAAGTAGCGGCACAAAATCCACAATTGCAGGTGTTGTGTGAAGATGCCAATCAATTTGCCTTGCGCGATTGTCACTACGACAAATTGTTATTTAAAGAAGTTGTGCACCACATCCAAGACCGCCCTGCGGTTTGGCAGGGCGTTTTTAACCAACTCAATTCAGCGGGTCGATTGTTGATTGTGACGCGCCCCAGGCGGGTAAAAATTCCCTTTTTTGAAGCGGCTAAACAAGCTTTTTATCAAAATCAGTCTGATGCGCAAGTTTGGGCTGATGAATTGAGTCTGGCGGGTTTTAGGGTTGATATTCAACAGGCTACCTACGAATTTGAATTAGACAAACCCGTGTGGTTCAAAATGCTCCGCAATCGTTTTATGTCGGATTTAGCCCCTTTTAGTGACGCAGAGATTGAGGCGGGCATTTTAGAAATTGAAAGCCAATATCCCCAACGCTCAACCGTGCCAGTGATAGAGCAGTTGGTTTTAATTGTGGCGCACAAGCCTTAA
- a CDS encoding ABC transporter permease → MMTMISISYLDLTFLASLVFLLGLVLMLNGFQQTRQLWIASVRMIAQLLLMGVWLSWVFYADHWIWIALVSVVMLGFAGYEISKRQTYVFASNGSFKMGLLSLSMTALVVTIMVLTLVIQPEPWYKPQYAIPLLGMVLGNSMTAVGLGLDTLTKQAVQLKPQIEAQLALGKTAKQSIAFIREQSLHTALIPVINILVAAGIVSLPGMMTGQILAGADPMEAVKYQIMVMLLIVLSTASGVMIALHLGSKRLFDDRQRLVLDKLVKQK, encoded by the coding sequence ATGATGACAATGATTTCGATTTCTTACCTAGACCTCACCTTTTTAGCCAGCTTGGTATTTTTACTGGGGTTGGTGTTGATGCTCAATGGTTTTCAGCAAACCCGCCAATTGTGGATTGCCAGTGTGCGTATGATTGCCCAGTTGCTCTTAATGGGCGTTTGGCTCAGCTGGGTGTTTTATGCTGACCATTGGATTTGGATTGCGCTGGTCAGTGTGGTGATGTTGGGCTTTGCGGGTTATGAAATCAGCAAGCGTCAAACCTATGTGTTTGCCAGCAACGGCAGTTTTAAAATGGGGCTCTTATCCTTGTCTATGACCGCTCTGGTAGTGACCATCATGGTGCTAACCCTAGTCATTCAGCCTGAACCTTGGTACAAACCGCAATATGCGATTCCATTATTAGGAATGGTGTTGGGCAACAGCATGACCGCGGTTGGATTGGGTTTAGATACCCTGACCAAACAAGCGGTACAACTTAAACCGCAAATCGAAGCACAATTGGCGTTGGGCAAAACCGCCAAACAATCCATTGCGTTTATCCGCGAACAATCTTTGCACACCGCCTTGATCCCAGTGATTAATATTTTGGTGGCGGCGGGCATCGTTTCCTTGCCGGGGATGATGACTGGGCAAATTTTGGCGGGCGCAGACCCGATGGAAGCGGTCAAATATCAGATTATGGTCATGCTTTTAATTGTGTTGTCGACCGCATCGGGCGTGATGATTGCGTTACACTTAGGCAGCAAGCGGTTGTTTGACGACAGACAGCGTTTGGTATTGGATAAATTGGTTAAGCAAAAATAA
- a CDS encoding lysophospholipid acyltransferase family protein, protein MNIELALKEKFPNFEKKVGAKLVLKVLKALLHENDINQFIEHHQHLKGFAFLDKVLEHFNFSYQVNSRDYHNIPSEGRIIIVANHPIGSLDGLALLKLVRSIRPDVRIVANDLLATIKPLESLFLTVDNLSEKANHKALFKAMTSALEAEQAVIIFPSGEVSRIRPNGVRDGAWKTGFLKLAAKTKAPVLPIYIDARNSALFYSLSAVYKPLGTLMLVQEMFNKSHQEIEFHIGKPFAWKTIAQSDAQGKQLANQFRKHLYRLDKPKKLSKYPFLQTLETVAHPVDRKALKKDLQKAELLGQTSDGKKIFLFDYESDSAVMQEIGRLRELTFRTVEEGTGKRTDLDAYDSYYRHLVLWDDLDLEIVGAYRIGECAHIIAQKGKAGLYTSTLFDLNPEMDAYLESALELGRSFVQPRYWGKRSLDYLWFGIGAYLVRHPEIKTMFGPVSLSNAYPALAKELISSFYLQQFGDDRHLATGKRPFKPSKATLSISEAEFAGDYKESYKKLNTLLDLEGVKVPTLFKQYAELCEDKGCRFIDFSIDPDFGDCIDGLILVDIAKILAKKKERYMTPMKAQ, encoded by the coding sequence ATGAATATTGAACTGGCATTAAAAGAGAAATTCCCCAACTTTGAAAAAAAAGTCGGTGCCAAACTGGTGTTAAAAGTGCTCAAAGCGCTGCTGCACGAAAACGACATCAATCAATTCATTGAACACCACCAACATCTTAAAGGCTTTGCCTTTTTAGATAAAGTGCTCGAACACTTTAATTTTAGCTATCAGGTCAACAGCCGAGATTACCACAACATTCCCTCTGAAGGCCGCATCATCATTGTTGCCAATCACCCGATTGGGTCATTGGATGGGTTGGCTTTGTTAAAGCTGGTGCGCAGTATTCGCCCAGATGTGCGCATTGTAGCCAATGATTTACTGGCTACCATCAAACCGCTGGAGTCTTTGTTTTTAACAGTCGACAACCTGTCTGAAAAAGCCAATCATAAAGCGCTGTTTAAAGCCATGACATCCGCCCTCGAAGCCGAACAAGCCGTGATTATTTTCCCCTCGGGCGAAGTGTCGCGTATCCGTCCGAATGGCGTGCGTGATGGCGCGTGGAAAACCGGATTTTTAAAACTCGCTGCAAAAACCAAAGCGCCGGTTTTACCCATCTATATTGATGCGCGCAATTCTGCGTTGTTTTATAGCCTATCTGCCGTTTACAAACCGCTTGGCACGCTGATGCTAGTGCAAGAAATGTTTAACAAATCTCACCAAGAAATCGAGTTTCACATTGGTAAACCCTTTGCTTGGAAAACCATTGCCCAATCAGATGCGCAAGGCAAACAACTCGCCAATCAATTTCGCAAGCACCTCTATCGCTTAGACAAACCCAAAAAACTCAGCAAATACCCATTTTTACAAACCCTAGAAACCGTTGCCCATCCTGTGGATCGTAAAGCGCTCAAGAAGGATCTGCAAAAGGCTGAGCTTCTTGGGCAAACCTCAGACGGCAAAAAAATATTCTTATTTGATTACGAATCCGACTCAGCCGTGATGCAAGAAATAGGTCGGCTCAGAGAACTGACTTTTCGCACCGTGGAAGAAGGCACGGGCAAGCGCACCGACCTAGATGCCTATGACAGCTATTATCGCCATTTGGTTTTATGGGACGACTTGGATTTAGAAATCGTTGGCGCTTATCGTATTGGCGAATGCGCCCATATCATTGCCCAAAAAGGCAAAGCTGGACTTTACACCAGCACCTTATTTGACCTAAACCCAGAGATGGATGCCTATTTAGAGAGCGCCTTAGAACTAGGACGCAGTTTTGTGCAACCGCGTTATTGGGGCAAACGCAGCTTAGACTATTTGTGGTTTGGCATAGGCGCTTATCTGGTGCGCCACCCAGAAATCAAAACCATGTTTGGCCCAGTGAGCCTATCAAATGCCTACCCTGCTTTAGCCAAAGAACTCATCAGCAGTTTCTACCTGCAACAATTTGGCGATGACCGCCACCTAGCCACCGGCAAACGCCCCTTTAAACCCAGCAAGGCCACTTTGAGCATCAGCGAGGCGGAGTTTGCTGGTGACTACAAAGAAAGCTACAAAAAACTCAACACCCTGCTCGATTTAGAAGGTGTCAAAGTGCCAACCCTGTTCAAACAATACGCCGAACTCTGCGAAGACAAAGGCTGTCGTTTTATTGATTTTAGCATTGACCCAGACTTTGGCGACTGCATCGATGGCTTGATACTGGTCGATATTGCCAAAATTTTAGCCAAGAAAAAAGAACGCTATATGACGCCAATGAAAGCACAGTAA
- a CDS encoding lipocalin family protein produces the protein MKVFFALLGLSAILLSGCTAVPDKVTPVTPFELSRYLGTWTEIARLDHSFEKDLMQVTATYSMREDGGVKVLNRGVNVKTGEAKEAIGKAYFVEDTNVGRLKVSFFGPFYGGYNIAKLDADYSMALIIGPNLDYAWILARNPNPSAELCQAYFAKARDIGINQADWIAVQGCGKTE, from the coding sequence ATGAAAGTTTTCTTTGCTCTTTTAGGTTTGTCTGCCATTTTACTAAGCGGTTGCACCGCGGTTCCCGATAAGGTCACGCCTGTGACGCCTTTTGAACTCTCGCGCTATTTGGGCACTTGGACAGAAATTGCGCGCTTAGATCACAGTTTTGAAAAAGACCTGATGCAAGTCACCGCCACCTATTCGATGCGCGAAGATGGCGGCGTTAAAGTGCTTAATCGTGGTGTCAATGTTAAAACCGGTGAAGCAAAAGAGGCCATAGGCAAAGCCTATTTTGTGGAAGATACGAATGTTGGGCGACTCAAGGTGTCGTTTTTTGGACCTTTCTATGGCGGTTATAACATTGCCAAGTTAGACGCTGATTATTCTATGGCACTGATTATTGGCCCTAATTTAGATTATGCGTGGATTTTAGCGCGCAACCCCAACCCCAGTGCGGAACTGTGCCAAGCCTATTTTGCTAAGGCGCGCGACATCGGTATTAATCAAGCAGACTGGATAGCTGTACAAGGTTGTGGAAAAACAGAATGA
- a CDS encoding DNA alkylation repair protein, with the protein MSQALKDLYSPALIQSLADEIQIHYAQFDKNGFKNAILMPQNNQHPEGHKTWSSLSLKQRASHITQQLKAFLPDDYAQALHCIIEVAPKFQGMEFYFFPEFVAMFGLEEDFELNMLALGYLTEFSTAEFAVRPFIEQDPARMLAQAMLWTKSENEHHRRLASEGFRPRLPWAHQLKLFKENPRMLLPVLEMLKTDESLYVRKSVANCLNDISKDHPDLVKDLTQKWQRLPKRKKDASVNPNTQWILKHANRTLLKRSDDMALKLFGFDEHEHLKIRAFKAEKQVAIGDFIHFEFSLGSKQALGKLRVEFEITFVKARGKTSSKRFFISELEEIGRKKSFQKRFELAQRTTRKLYPGHHSLSILVNGQVLKTHAFILTEAP; encoded by the coding sequence ATGAGCCAAGCCTTAAAAGACCTTTATTCACCTGCCCTGATTCAAAGTTTGGCAGATGAAATTCAAATTCACTATGCGCAATTTGATAAAAATGGCTTTAAAAATGCCATTTTGATGCCGCAAAACAACCAGCACCCTGAAGGGCATAAAACCTGGTCAAGTTTGAGCTTAAAACAGCGTGCCAGCCATATTACGCAGCAACTTAAAGCCTTTTTACCCGATGATTATGCGCAAGCCTTGCATTGCATCATTGAAGTGGCGCCCAAGTTTCAAGGCATGGAGTTTTATTTTTTCCCCGAATTTGTAGCGATGTTTGGCTTAGAAGAAGACTTTGAGTTGAATATGTTGGCGCTGGGATATTTAACCGAATTTTCGACCGCTGAGTTTGCGGTGCGCCCATTTATTGAGCAAGACCCCGCACGCATGCTGGCGCAAGCCATGTTGTGGACCAAATCAGAAAATGAACACCATCGTCGTTTAGCCTCAGAGGGATTTCGTCCGCGCTTGCCTTGGGCACATCAACTCAAACTGTTTAAAGAAAATCCTCGAATGCTGTTACCCGTATTAGAAATGCTCAAAACCGACGAGTCTTTGTATGTGCGCAAAAGTGTCGCCAACTGTTTGAATGACATCAGCAAAGACCACCCAGATTTGGTGAAAGACCTCACGCAAAAATGGCAACGCCTGCCTAAGCGTAAAAAAGACGCGTCAGTCAATCCAAATACGCAATGGATTTTAAAACATGCCAACCGCACCCTGTTAAAACGCAGTGACGATATGGCGTTGAAATTGTTCGGGTTTGATGAACATGAGCATTTAAAAATTCGGGCTTTTAAGGCAGAAAAACAAGTTGCCATTGGCGACTTTATTCACTTTGAATTTAGCCTAGGTAGCAAACAAGCTCTGGGCAAATTGCGGGTAGAGTTTGAAATTACCTTTGTGAAAGCGCGCGGCAAAACCAGCAGCAAACGGTTTTTCATCAGCGAATTAGAAGAAATCGGTCGCAAAAAATCTTTTCAGAAACGCTTTGAATTGGCGCAACGCACCACCCGAAAACTGTATCCAGGTCACCACAGCTTGAGTATTTTGGTGAATGGTCAAGTACTAAAAACCCATGCGTTTATCTTGACCGAAGCGCCCTAA
- a CDS encoding pyridoxal-phosphate-dependent aminotransferase family protein encodes MQSFNPPVRTLMGPGPSDVHPRILSAMARPTIGHLDPEFVRMMDEVKQLLKYAFQTENEMTMPVSAPGSAGMETAFVNLVEPGDKVIVCINGVFGMRMKENVERCGGVAVLVEDDWGMAVSPEKVEAALQANPDAKIVAFVHAETSTGACSDVKTLCEIAHKHDCLTIVDSVTGLAGVELRVDEWGVDAIYSGTQKCLSCTPGLSPISFNERALHKVRNRKTKVQSWFLDLNLVMGYWGQGAKRTYHHTAPVNGLYALHESLVMLKEEGLENSWARHAAMHEKLKAGLTELGIKFVVDEAVRLPQLNSVWIPEGVDDAAVRAELLNTYNLEIGAGLGALAGKVWRIGLMGFSAKEENVLFCTSALKKVLGK; translated from the coding sequence ATGCAGTCATTCAATCCACCTGTGCGTACCCTCATGGGGCCTGGTCCATCTGATGTTCATCCTCGTATTCTATCAGCAATGGCTCGCCCAACCATTGGCCATTTAGACCCAGAATTTGTTCGCATGATGGATGAAGTTAAGCAGTTGTTGAAATACGCTTTCCAAACCGAAAACGAAATGACCATGCCGGTTTCAGCCCCCGGTTCTGCGGGTATGGAAACCGCTTTTGTGAATTTGGTCGAGCCAGGTGACAAGGTGATTGTGTGTATCAACGGTGTGTTTGGTATGCGTATGAAAGAAAATGTTGAGCGTTGCGGTGGTGTTGCAGTATTGGTTGAAGATGACTGGGGCATGGCTGTTTCGCCTGAAAAAGTAGAAGCCGCTTTGCAAGCCAATCCAGATGCTAAGATTGTGGCGTTTGTGCACGCTGAAACTTCAACGGGCGCTTGCTCAGATGTGAAAACCCTGTGTGAAATTGCGCACAAGCACGACTGTTTAACCATCGTTGATTCGGTAACCGGTTTAGCCGGTGTTGAGTTGCGTGTGGATGAGTGGGGCGTTGATGCCATCTATTCTGGCACGCAAAAATGTCTGTCTTGTACGCCTGGTTTGTCGCCAATCAGCTTCAACGAGCGTGCCTTACACAAAGTGCGCAACCGTAAAACTAAAGTACAAAGCTGGTTCTTAGATTTAAACCTAGTCATGGGTTATTGGGGACAAGGTGCTAAGCGTACTTATCACCACACCGCGCCAGTGAATGGGTTATATGCTTTGCATGAATCTTTGGTGATGTTGAAAGAAGAAGGGTTAGAGAATTCTTGGGCGCGTCACGCCGCCATGCACGAGAAATTAAAAGCAGGATTGACGGAGTTGGGAATTAAGTTTGTGGTGGATGAAGCGGTTCGCTTGCCACAATTGAACTCAGTTTGGATTCCAGAAGGTGTTGATGATGCGGCAGTTCGTGCGGAATTGTTAAACACTTATAACCTAGAAATCGGTGCCGGACTGGGTGCTTTGGCTGGAAAAGTTTGGCGTATTGGTTTGATGGGCTTCTCTGCGAAAGAAGAGAATGTTTTATTCTGTACCTCTGCATTGAAAAAAGTTTTAGGCAAGTAA
- a CDS encoding FAD-linked oxidase C-terminal domain-containing protein: MNLIQELSKSFSKEKLIIDDEQKAPFECDGLSAYRETPLAVVLPTTHEEIKTALAICRKHKAPVITRGSGTGLAGGALPLHNGVVLGLSKMNRILKVDPLARTAVLEPGVRNVVVSQTVAPYGLYYAPDPSSQVACSIGGNVAENSGGVHCLKYGLTVHNVLSITIINMEGETIVFDEKDDGVDLLALLNGSEGLLGIIVEIKVKLLPKPDTAQLVMAGFKSISACADAVTSVLEQGIIPAGLEMMDKFSIKAAEEYAKVGYPLEAEALLLCEVDGSFDQVAEDTQRISDILIGSGASSIQVSNSEAERIALWQGRKNAFPAVGRFSPDYYCMDGTIPRKRLAYVLQEIRKLSDKYQLEVANVFHAGDGNLHPLILYDANIPGQLHETEKFGAEILKLCLEVGGTITGEHGVGIEKLDSMCHQFADPELEIFHAIKQVFDETGLMNPGKAIPTLHRCAEVGQMHVHNNQLPFPHLERF; encoded by the coding sequence ATGAACCTAATTCAAGAATTATCAAAAAGCTTTTCCAAGGAGAAGCTCATCATCGATGATGAACAAAAAGCGCCGTTTGAATGTGACGGCCTGTCTGCCTATCGAGAAACCCCTTTGGCGGTTGTACTGCCCACCACCCACGAAGAAATCAAAACCGCCCTTGCCATTTGTCGCAAACATAAGGCACCTGTCATCACGCGTGGCTCTGGCACAGGCTTAGCGGGTGGCGCTTTGCCGTTGCATAATGGCGTGGTTTTAGGGCTTTCAAAAATGAACCGCATTCTCAAAGTCGACCCCTTGGCACGCACCGCTGTCTTAGAACCCGGCGTGCGCAATGTGGTGGTCAGCCAAACGGTTGCGCCCTATGGTTTGTATTATGCGCCCGACCCTTCATCGCAAGTTGCCTGTTCGATTGGGGGCAATGTTGCCGAAAACTCAGGTGGCGTGCACTGCTTAAAATACGGACTGACTGTGCACAATGTATTGTCGATTACCATTATCAATATGGAAGGCGAAACCATTGTATTTGATGAAAAAGACGATGGCGTTGATCTATTGGCTTTGCTTAATGGCTCAGAAGGTCTATTGGGCATTATTGTCGAAATCAAAGTAAAACTTCTCCCCAAACCCGATACCGCACAACTGGTGATGGCTGGCTTTAAATCCATCAGTGCTTGCGCCGATGCGGTGACCAGCGTGTTAGAGCAAGGCATTATTCCGGCAGGCTTAGAGATGATGGATAAATTCTCGATTAAAGCCGCTGAAGAATATGCCAAGGTGGGCTATCCACTCGAAGCCGAAGCTTTATTATTGTGCGAAGTGGATGGCAGTTTTGATCAAGTGGCCGAGGACACTCAGCGCATTTCAGACATTTTAATTGGCAGTGGCGCCAGCTCCATTCAAGTTTCCAACTCAGAAGCAGAACGCATTGCGCTTTGGCAAGGCCGCAAAAATGCCTTCCCTGCGGTGGGGCGTTTTTCGCCTGACTATTACTGCATGGACGGCACCATTCCGCGTAAACGCTTGGCCTATGTGTTGCAAGAAATCCGCAAACTGTCTGACAAATATCAGCTAGAAGTCGCCAATGTATTTCATGCCGGTGACGGCAATTTGCACCCGTTGATTTTGTACGATGCAAATATTCCGGGTCAACTCCACGAAACCGAAAAATTTGGCGCCGAGATTCTTAAGTTGTGTTTAGAAGTGGGCGGCACCATCACCGGTGAGCATGGCGTGGGCATTGAAAAACTTGACTCTATGTGCCATCAATTTGCTGACCCAGAGTTGGAAATTTTTCATGCCATTAAACAGGTGTTTGATGAAACCGGCCTAATGAACCCCGGCAAAGCGATACCGACCCTGCACCGCTGTGCCGAAGTTGGTCAAATGCATGTCCACAATAATCAACTGCCCTTCCCGCACTTGGAGCGTTTTTAA
- a CDS encoding FAD-binding protein, translated as MHNAFTQQLSEQIKTAVSEKRMLQVAASHSKVPLAQDIEEVSLSDYSGIIEYEPSELVVTVKAGTKLSDLSAALAERKQMLGFEPPEYGDSTIGGTYACALTGPSRPFRGVLRDFVLGTKLIDGRGQLLTFGGQMMKNVAGYDVSRMLAGSKGSMAVVTQLSLKVLPLVEEITYRKEMPEQDAIILMNQMAGTTLPLSGCAYYQGHFYYRVFGKHPKQNNEAVDNHIWKILNPFMPKLEPQQKLWRVDTEGPADSIPGTLAVGMCGQRRWVLSDTAPAPYATLWQRYFAPRDNVPPPVAKIKAGLKNVFDPHHIFKTL; from the coding sequence ATGCACAACGCCTTCACCCAACAGCTCTCCGAACAGATCAAAACCGCTGTGTCTGAAAAGCGCATGCTGCAAGTGGCCGCCAGTCACAGCAAGGTGCCTTTAGCGCAAGATATTGAAGAGGTTTCGCTGAGTGATTATAGTGGCATTATTGAATATGAACCCTCAGAGTTAGTGGTCACCGTAAAAGCCGGCACCAAACTTTCCGACCTCAGTGCTGCACTGGCCGAACGCAAACAAATGCTGGGATTTGAACCACCAGAATATGGCGACTCCACCATTGGCGGCACTTATGCTTGTGCGCTGACCGGCCCTTCGCGCCCATTTCGTGGGGTATTGCGCGATTTTGTACTCGGCACCAAGTTAATTGATGGTCGTGGGCAGTTGCTGACCTTTGGCGGACAAATGATGAAAAATGTCGCCGGTTATGATGTGTCACGCATGCTGGCAGGCTCTAAAGGTTCTATGGCGGTGGTTACGCAACTCAGTTTAAAAGTGCTGCCACTGGTCGAAGAAATCACTTATCGTAAAGAAATGCCTGAACAAGACGCGATTATTTTGATGAACCAAATGGCGGGCACAACCTTGCCTTTATCCGGCTGTGCTTATTATCAAGGGCATTTTTATTATCGCGTTTTCGGCAAACACCCCAAACAAAACAACGAAGCGGTTGATAACCACATTTGGAAAATTCTCAATCCGTTTATGCCCAAACTAGAACCTCAGCAAAAATTATGGCGCGTCGATACCGAAGGCCCAGCAGATTCTATTCCTGGTACACTGGCGGTGGGTATGTGCGGTCAACGCCGTTGGGTTTTGAGTGATACGGCGCCTGCGCCCTACGCCACTTTATGGCAGCGTTATTTTGCGCCCCGCGACAATGTGCCACCGCCAGTGGCCAAGATCAAAGCTGGGCTCAAAAATGTTTTTGACCCCCATCACATTTTCAAAACCCTTTAA
- the glcF gene encoding glycolate oxidase subunit GlcF: MQTNLPQDLLATPKGQTADKILRSCVHCGFCLSACPTYGILGDELDSPRGRIYLIKQALEGNAVSANTLNHLDRCLTCRSCETTCPSGVEYSHLLDIGREVVEAKAPRPLYQKLMRFGLRKTLTMPWLFNSLVKLAPWVKHSKADSELKQFVQAAQLANQANPEQRQVLLIAGCVQPALAPNINLATIKVLHQLGIGVLETPQSQCCGSVSHHLSGGTDTLTQVKRNIDAWIAELDRGVEAIISNTSGCGVMIKDYGHLLKDDADYAAKAKRISAATLDISEFLLKQDLTIFKRTTENAIVFQSPCTLQHGQKLPGLVEKTLIDLGFKLNFVADSHLCCGSAGTYSIFQPELSNKLRDNKLNALLKEAPATIVTANIGCLMHLQKGTQTPVKHWIELL, translated from the coding sequence ATGCAAACCAACCTCCCCCAAGACTTGCTCGCAACCCCAAAAGGTCAAACTGCTGACAAGATTTTGCGTTCTTGTGTGCATTGCGGTTTTTGCTTGTCGGCCTGTCCAACCTACGGCATCTTGGGCGACGAACTCGACTCGCCGCGCGGGCGTATCTATTTAATTAAGCAAGCCTTAGAAGGCAATGCTGTTTCTGCCAATACCCTGAACCACTTGGATCGCTGCCTGACTTGTCGCTCCTGCGAAACCACCTGCCCGTCAGGCGTGGAATATAGCCATTTACTGGATATAGGTCGTGAAGTGGTCGAAGCCAAAGCCCCTCGCCCGCTCTATCAAAAACTGATGCGCTTTGGCTTGCGCAAAACACTCACCATGCCTTGGTTATTTAACAGCCTAGTGAAATTGGCACCTTGGGTCAAACATTCCAAAGCAGACTCAGAGCTCAAACAATTTGTACAAGCCGCACAATTGGCCAATCAAGCCAACCCTGAACAGCGCCAAGTCTTATTAATTGCCGGTTGCGTACAACCCGCTCTGGCACCCAACATTAATCTTGCCACCATTAAAGTGTTGCACCAGTTAGGCATAGGCGTGCTTGAAACACCCCAAAGCCAATGCTGTGGCTCAGTCAGCCACCACTTATCGGGCGGCACAGACACGCTCACCCAGGTCAAACGCAATATCGATGCTTGGATTGCCGAGCTCGACCGCGGTGTTGAAGCGATTATTTCCAACACCAGCGGTTGCGGCGTGATGATTAAAGATTATGGCCATCTGTTAAAAGACGATGCCGACTATGCAGCCAAAGCCAAGCGCATCAGCGCAGCCACGCTAGATATTTCGGAGTTCTTGCTTAAACAAGACTTGACCATATTTAAACGCACCACCGAAAATGCCATTGTTTTTCAATCGCCTTGTACCTTGCAACACGGTCAAAAACTACCAGGCCTGGTTGAAAAAACCTTAATAGACCTAGGTTTTAAACTCAATTTCGTGGCCGACAGCCACCTATGTTGTGGCTCGGCAGGTACCTACTCTATTTTTCAACCCGAACTCTCAAATAAACTGCGGGACAATAAGCTGAACGCGCTTTTAAAAGAAGCCCCAGCAACCATTGTCACCGCCAATATCGGCTGTTTAATGCACCTCCAAAAGGGGACGCAAACACCCGTCAAACATTGGATAGAACTGCTCTAG